From a single Brassica napus cultivar Da-Ae chromosome C9, Da-Ae, whole genome shotgun sequence genomic region:
- the LOC106353458 gene encoding alkane hydroxylase MAH1-like, which produces MAMIGLPEVFVAFLFFLVFKHFFLHKKSPGQPILKNWPVLGMLPGMLPHIPRIFDWTFEVLEASNLTFFFKGPWLSGTDMLFTADPRNIHHILSLNFGNYPKGPEFKKIFDVLGDGILSVDLELWEDLRKSNHAIFHHPDFLELSVSSNTSKLKEGLVPFLDNAAHEKIVIDLQDVFKRFMFDTSSILMTGYDPMSLSIEMPEVEFGEAAETGEEAIYYRHFKPVILWRLQNWLGIGLERKMRSSLVTVNRMFAKIISTRREELSRGESKQSADALTYYMNVDTTKYRLLKPSNDTFIRDVAFSLVLSGRDTTSSALTWFFWLLSMHPQVLSKIRKEINTKYDPTDLEKLVYLHAALSETMRLYPPLPFNHKSPAKPDVLPSGHKVEANSKIVICIYALGRMRSIWGEDAFDFKPERWISKSGELKHEPSYKFMAFNAGPRACLGKHLALLQMKIVAVEIIQNYDFKVTEGHKIEAVPSIVLRMKHGLNVTVTKKM; this is translated from the coding sequence ATGGCGATGATAGGCTTACCTGAAGTTTTCGTAGCGTTCCTTTTTTTCCTTGTATTCAAACATTTCTTCCTCCACAAGAAATCTCCCGGCCAGCCTATTCTCAAAAACTGGCCTGTCCTCGGGATGCTTCCAGGAATGCTCCCCCATATCCCTCGTATCTTCGACTGGACGTTCGAAGTTCTTGAGGCCTCCAACCTAACTTTTTTCTTCAAAGGCCCATGGCTTAGTGGAACGGACATGCTATTCACTGCCGACCCAAGGAATATCCATCACATACTAAGCTTAAACTTTGGGAATTACCCCAAAGGACCAGAGTTCAAGAAGATCTTCGATGTTTTGGGAGACGGAATCTTAAGTGTTGATCTAGAGCTGTGGGAGGATCTGAGGAAGTCAAATCATGCCATCTTTCACCATCCAGATTTCCTGGAGCTGTCAGTAAGTAGCAATACAAGTAAGTTAAAGGAAGGTCTTGTTCCTTTTCTTGATAATGCTGCTCATGAAAAAATTGTTATAGACTTACAAGATGTGTTCAAAAGATTCATGTTTGACACTTCTTCGATTTTGATGACTGGTTACGACCCAATGTCGCTATCCATCGAGATGCCCGAAGTGGAGTTCGGTGAAGCTGCGGAAACTGGTGAAGAAGCGATCTATTATAGACATTTCAAACCGGTCATCTTGTGGAGGCTTCAAAACTGGTTGGGTATTGGACTAGAGAGGAAGATGAGGTCTTCTTTGGTGACTGTCAACCGTATGTTTGCGAAGATCATCTCCACAAGAAGAGAGGAGTTAAGTCGCGGGGAAAGCAAGCAATCAGCGGACGCGTTAACATACTATATGAATGTGGACACGACCAAATATAGGCTCTTGAAACCAAGTAACGATACGTTTATAAGAGATGTTGCTTTCAGTCTAGTGTTGTCGGGAAGGGACACCACAAGCTCAGCTCTCACTTGGTTCTTCTGGCTTCTCTCTATGCATCCTCAAGTTTTGTCCAAGATCCGGAAAGAGATCAACACTAAGTATGATCCTACAGATCTAGAGAAGCTCGTGTATCTACATGCTGCATTATCCGAAACAATGAGACTCTACCCACCACTTCCCTTTAACCATAAGTCTCCTGCAAAGCCAGATGTACTTCCAAGCGGGCACAAAGTTGAAGCGAATTCAAAAATCGTGATATGTATTTATGCATTGGGAAGAATGAGATCTATATGGGGAGAAGACGCATTCGATTTTAAACCAGAGAGATGGATTTCAAAAAGTGGAGAGCTAAAACATGAACCTTCATACAAGTTCATGGCTTTTAATGCTGGTCCGAGGGCTTGCTTGGGTAAACATTTGGCTCTCCTGCAGATGAAGATAGTAGCTGTggagatcatacaaaactatGACTTTAAGGTCACTGAAGGTCACAAGATTGAAGCAGTCCCTTCTATCGTTCTCCGTATGAAACATGGTCTTAATGTCACTGTCACTAAGAAGATGTGA